GAATATATTATAAGACTAAATCTTTAGGCAGGTTATGTAAAACTTGCTGTGTGGTAGATTAAGCTTACGTGTTATTATCGCGTTTCTAATCGTGGTCTGTAGATTGAAAACTGTTAACCATGAAAATCTAAATCCAATAATCCACCAGCAAGTTACATAAGTTAAAtttgcacgaggtgtatggaaccgaacactcgtgttacaacgactgtcgttttctgagCAAGCgaagataaaatatataaaagaaacTGCATTTAACTCTGCATTCATTCACTTCTAGtgaaagaaaagtttaaaaatgttaaaaaccaaattattttttaaaattcggACGCTTGTTTTTTACCTATTATGTCTTGCAAACTGCTAAAATGTGGGCGTCGTAAAAGTGGGCGTTGCCCACGGTCCCGCCCCCCCTAATACTCACCGATCCATAACGTTATGATTTCGTATCGCGTGTTTGGACAACTTTCAACTGAAAGTTTTTCTAAACATCAAAATGtcttacaatattttatcttctactgggcaagacaatttccaaacaatatttactttcTATGTagtctgtggggtaagatggtacactgtggggtaagatgggacaatgtggggtaagatggtacactgtggggtaagataggacaatgtgggggtaagatgggacattgtgggggtaaggtgggacattGTGGCGGAAGATGAGatgttgtggggtaagatgggatgctgtggggtaagatgggaagctgtggggtaagacgggatgctgtggggtaagatgggatagtgTGGGGTGAGATTGGATACTGTAACAACTAAACCCCATATTTCGTAATcttgtttataacaattaacaaagtcGTGAGAAAatggttatttaattctgtaagattctttgtttaccactccAGCTTATACCCTTTCCTGCTATACTTTACATataacaaaagtatttttatagaatgtcattttatttaacacgaaagaaataaacaaaaaacacaagaaataacgaaaaataaatagtttgtttttccTTCCATCTCATTCCCCGTCATGCCCCGCTGCTTCGCTTCGAAAACTCCTTTAAAAGATTTCTTCTCTCCTTCAATTTCTAGCTCGGGTTGTAGTCGCTCCGGTCTCACAATTTGTTTCTCATTCGTTCATAAGCGATTGTAGTTTCTGTTGCAAGTCGTCAGGTAAACTCTCCATCAAATCATGCATCTGTTCGTCGCCTAACTTCGCTTTATCATCAAGTTCCCTTTGCTCCATTATAAGTGCCGACTTCATCTTGATGTAATGTTCGTAATCCGCAAACTACAACAAATATACGTCGATTACAACTTTGTAGTTTCAATAAAGAAATCAcccaaaacaatcacccacaaagttacatatatggtaacttgtaagctagcacgaggtgtatgaaacagaacacccgtgttataacgactgtcgttgccccccgaacaaagataaataagttacattcatattacaTGCCTCACCTGTTCGTGTGTTAGCTTTAATCGTAACAGTCGTGTGAATGCAACACTCCTTCTGTTTATGTATTGTCTCAATTGTTGAGCGTCTTCTAATTGAGCTGATAATTGGTTTCGCTTCAGCAAAAGAAGTTTctgtttgaaaaattaaataatgagttaataactttattttgtcgaTTCGGTAGATAGGATTCGCTTACAAGTATTTTGTTAGGTTTtgcatttacaaaattattataagttttttattatttttagttaaccTACCATTTCGCGCTCCTGTCCTCCCGGATGTAACATCTGTATCGTATTCTCCACGCGCGCCATCCTCCCTGACAGCGAGAGAAGCAGATTGATGATCATATCAACATCATGAACAAAGCTGTTGTATTTTTCTTCTTCACGATCCGTGCAAACATCCTGTACACTCTTAAGGACCTGTCCTCCCAAGCTTTCATTCTCGCGCATTTCAACTTGAAGTAAATCTTTCATGCTGTCAAGTTCATCCAGCTTTGTCTTGATGCTTAACACAAGTTCCATCTGCGAACAAGTCGGTTAGAAAatactgtggtgtaagatggatattGTTAGAGCATAATATCACACATTtccgtgttttgaacaattatcaACATTCttttggagtcgtgagaatacggttttataatttctgtaaaagttctttgtttactactaaatgggacgagaaaatagattgtaccatctccccccaccctaccctACCATGAGTAGACATGTTGATTCGTTACCTTCTTCGAGTTGATGTCTTCCACGTTGTCTTGATCTTCCTCCGATGAGATCTCACCGTCCGCAATCTTTTCTTTGATTAAGTTTAAGATCTTTGCTTTTGAAGCTGAGGTCTTGTAATAATTAGATGATGCGGGTAGCGTGTCTTGTTTATTTGCTCTCCTGCAAAAATAAGTATTTCTGATTAATCCACCATTACTATACACGTACGACATAACCTAACGTTTTAAACCGATATCCAA
The sequence above is drawn from the Ciona intestinalis unplaced genomic scaffold, KH HT000206.1, whole genome shotgun sequence genome and encodes:
- the LOC100184075 gene encoding protein Shroom3-like, which produces MAPRTGTVIYAHCCAATSTITEVKRSNFLRRANKQDTLPASSNYYKTSASKAKILNLIKEKIADGEISSEEDQDNVEDINSKKMELVLSIKTKLDELDSMKDLLQVEMRENESLGGQVLKSVQDVCTDREEEKYNSFVHDVDMIINLLLSLSGRMARVENTIQMLHPGGQEREMKLLLLKRNQLSAQLEDAQQLRQYINRRSVAFTRLLRLKLTHEQFADYEHYIKMKSALIMEQRELDDKAKLGDEQMHDLMESLPDDLQQKLQSLMNE